Below is a genomic region from Prunus persica cultivar Lovell chromosome G3, Prunus_persica_NCBIv2, whole genome shotgun sequence.
CAGGCTTATCTTCTCCAACGCTTTCAGATATTATCCGCTTGGGAGGAAAGAGCGTGCAGCAGCCAAGCATCTCAATGGGGTTTTTGAGACCAAGTGGAAAGAAGCTGTGGAGAAAAAGTCAAAGGCTGTTTGTCCTTATCCTCTGCCCAAAGTTGAGGGTTTGTCACCCAAACTGAAGCAGGGCAAGAGCTCTTCTCCTTCCAGGGTTAATCTTCAAAGTCAAGGGCTTGGGGTTTCCCATTCAACCAAAGATGATGACTTGGCCACCCTTGTTCAACATGCCATGGATCAGGCCTCAGAGAATCTTTATCCATGTGGGGCTAGTCGAATTCAGTTACTAAAGCTACAATTTTCAGATACGATATTAAAAGCCAACAAGACACTTAAGGGGCTACCTGATTCTCCACCAAGGACAAAATTGATGCAGCGGATGAAGCAAAGGAAATTGGCTCGCCGTGCCATTTTGAACTTGGAGAAGTCAGTGCAATTTGAGGACTCTTTACAGGATCTCAAACAACTTGAGATGCTGTGTGGCTGTGGCAGTGGAGATACTTTTCTACAGGTACACCTTGGATTGCCGCTTAAGAAGTTGGGTCTATACCTCAAGGAAGACGATGAATTGCAAGGTCAGGATGGGAAGACCTTTTTGAATGGAGATTAGGAGGAAGGCGAGATCCATTCATGAAGTATAGGTGGTGTAGAAGGAAACTGAGCATAGGTTATAGGCCACCTTGGCTCCGTTATTTGTTGTATATGATGAATAGGTTAGAGTTTCCACTTTGTAAATGATTTgcaattctttaatttttaggaagaaagaaattgaggATGTGATTCTGaattattcattttttcaaaGTGAATGATATTGTTGAAGTTTCTATTTCTGTTTGTTCTCTAATTGGAATTTGTTCTCTATTTTCTATCCATTTGAGGAAGTTTGTTTCTATGTTAAAACAGCATACTGGTTCTAAAGTGGAAACTTCACCCTGCCCCTTCTATTTTCTATCTGTTGATTCCTGGTTTATGTGGGAAGCAAAAGTGGATAAGAGTCTTTCCAGTTCTTTGTAGAGATGATAGAGGAGGGGCTTCTCCCTCAGAGGGTTACTTTTGAGACACTCCACAAAGGGCTAATACAATctgatattaatttgctattgcaaaatataacatgttAGCAAGACATCATAGTTTTAACATGTTTAGTTTGTCAAACTGTAGTAGCAtttacttttctatttttgcagAAATTCATCTTTGGGATATTTCTTCCAGGTAATCACATGCACTGCTGAAATGAGtcttttaatttcctttagaTGATTCATATGATatcattttcatattaattatCTGGTGTGCAAAGGATAATGAAAGTTTAATCCTGGAAAGTCAGATATCTTGGCAACATCTTCTTTCCACTTGTTTCTGGGTAATGAAAGTTTTCGGCCGCTGGAAATCATAAGATTTGCTTAACTTTCTATCACATTTGGTGGAGCCtgctggttttctttttcatttcttttgcatcATTTGTACGTGATATATTGGCAGAAAATGACATTACAAGGGAACAATGATAATAGGATTACCTTTTGGTATTGCCCGAATGAGAATCCATTACCCTGTAGTAAATTTGAATCAGTTTTTGTTAATACAGAGCCTTACCTTCCCTGCACTAGTACGATTTTCACTAGGAACTTCCGTTATTGAAGTATAGTATTTGCATTTTATGAGATCTTGAGGTAATGTGAGCATGGTATATGGATTAGAATGGCCAGCACCGGTGGATTTTTATTTCAGTagtaaattgttttttttggggtaaataGAGCTCTGGTTGGAGTTGAtatattattgtattttttcacCTTTGTGAATGTTTTCTGTCAATGTTTTCGGGAAATAGTCCTCA
It encodes:
- the LOC109948054 gene encoding bromodomain-containing protein 2-like, whose amino-acid sequence is MALSTRNGKRRQFEDGVGPFEKRKRSCSRVSEPKRNEAVEEKPTACLPLRKSSSPKQGKKIIPLASSARKPRQSEEELGFDGLCQTQKSKRQKLGFDCKETMYCSKVLVYLMNLPHARCFEKPVVDPVAENLPGYFEEIWRPMDFGTVKSKLERGAYSSADGFAADVRLIFSNAFRYYPLGRKERAAAKHLNGVFETKWKEAVEKKSKAVCPYPLPKVEGLSPKLKQGKSSSPSRVNLQSQGLGVSHSTKDDDLATLVQHAMDQASENLYPCGASRIQLLKLQFSDTILKANKTLKGLPDSPPRTKLMQRMKQRKLARRAILNLEKSVQFEDSLQDLKQLEMLCGCGSGDTFLQVHLGLPLKKLGLYLKEDDELQGQDGKTFLNGD